The sequence ATCCTGAGTCCTTCGGCAGGAATCAGTATGGGTGTACTCTAGTCATTTCGAGTAGGCGATCGGTCGCGACGGAGCTCCTAACGGACCGAGTATTTGATTCGATACGATAGAGTTGATGAACGCACGAGTACCCGTGTACTGTACGACTACTGACAAAGACTGCAAATGACGATTCGGTGCGGCGCCAACGCCGCACAATGGGAGGAtatgcacttttttcgttaaaaaatttccagagccttcaattttggtccgattaaaaaaattttttttaattcaatttcattaaaCTCTGAAGACCTTGGCGCTCTGAACTTTtatctcttctacttgtttattaatattttttcactcaaagtatggaaaaactgaaattttttacgctttattaactgattaggtaaactatatattgtcttaaataaatgtttagggactcatagaatacaattaatttgctcattagtccatttatttgttataaaccaattttatggaCAAATTAGCAAAtggtcttattatcggtaaaaaaaaattctgttcaccaaaagtgcttcatattaatttaGGAATGATATAGAATTAcaagaataatataaaagtttataataacaactgttataaacaattcttatatcaaaatattaaaatttcagattttttcaaattataatttccttcaatcgccaggaCGACTtgaggtatttcttaaaataataaatatttaataatatttgataaaatataacaattaaaatttttataaacaaagtagatatttttttctacctgaaactgacaaaatttggaatttgtttatctacattgtttataaagatttaagtttttatacttgattaaatattataaaaattacatttttcaggagTATCAGTAGCCATTATagagattaaagaaaattaaaattggataaaaccttaaatttgaatattttatcacgagaattatttataacaattgttattgttaatttttctaatatttttgtgactagcagtcattcatctaataaattaaaacatttccagtacaaaaacaaaaaaaattctatgcgaaagggtaaaaattttgaatttttgtatctaatttgtttataaaaattttaattgttgttttatcaaatattaataaatatttattattttaaggaatacctgaagtcgttctggcgattgaagcaattataatttgaaaaaatctgaaattttaatgttttgccataagaattgtttatagcaatggttattataaactttttaattattcttgtaatcatatatcattcctacattaatatgaagcacttttagtaaacagaaatttttttaccgataataagactatttgttaatttgttcataaaatttgtttataacaaataaatggactaatgagcaaaatatttgtattctatcagtccctaaacattcatttacgacaatataaagtttacctaatcagttattaaagcgtaaaaaatttcagtttttcgatactttgagtgaaaattttttaaataaacaagtagaaggacaaaagttcagagcgtcaagctcttcagaatttaatgaactttaatttgaaaaaattaaaaattggactaaaattgaaggctctggacatttttgaacgaaaaaagtgtatttcctcCCACTGAGCGCCGGTCCTGAACGCCTGCGCATGCGTGCTGCCACTCTTTGCCCCCTCTTTTCTCTTCCAATTTCTGGCAGGCAGAGCTACACTTCATCGTTTGAAAGTAGCATGGAAACTTAAATTCTAAACTGTGTTGCGACGCAACATACGCCTTTTTTAAAGTGACTTTCTAGCGCgattttctccggactctctttgctgtcccttttcctcttcaagagatcacTTCCCTCAATTGCGCTGGACACTCTCTCCCTTACCTTGTCGCTTCCTTCGCTCCGATTCTTTTCTTTTCCAGATGCGCCACTCGACACCGGGCCACGCGCAGCTGACCGTCATGGCCTTATGGTAATTTCACTTTTTCGGAATTCCGACCACTGTGTGGCGCCAAGCTCTTGAAATCAGAACATAAGATATATCTGTATAGCAACGGTGATAAAATAAGTTTCGTATCAACTGCGGTAATGCCAATCATAAGAATCGCCCTCTTCTCGCAACGGTCGCATGCTAAGCGATCAATATGTTGATTTCGAATGAATTAAACCACTCACTTTGCATCCTTTCTCTACTCAAAGCAGTAACGTGATTATGACcttatttcaaaaacattgatACACAGGAACAGTAATTGTCGTAGTTAATTCTAAATACTCAGCGCTTAGCGTTCGAACGTTGCGAAAAGCAGGTGATTCATATGAATGGCAATACCGTGCTTGGTACTGACCTTAGtcaagtacagtctgtcaagttaaagcgtgggtggctttactcgcagtcggtaaggtgtatcgacatgattttggtgtcaaaatattaagaagagctccctNNNNNNNNNNNNNNNNNNNNNNNNNNNNNNNNNNNNNNNNNNNNNNNNNNNNNNNNNNNNNNNNNNNNNNNNNNNNNNNNNNNNNNNNNNNNNNNNNNNNagagggagctcttcttaatattttgacaccaaaatcatgtcgatacaccttaccgactgcgagtaaagccacccatgctttaacttgacagactgtattgtTGCAGCCCACCGTTGTCGCCCCGAAACAGTGATTGTTGTAGttacttaaaaatattgagcgcttagcgttcggctgAAACGAGAAGCGGTCTGTGCGACACGGACGTACTGCTGCCACATTTGAATGCTGATACTGATTTTGTCGTCGTTTTTCCTTTTAATGCTACATGGATATATCCTTTGCTCTAATTTTGAGTGCTTGGCACCGTATAGCGTTAAAACTGTCCATTTGTTGACAATTTGCTATGGACATTTCATTGGGGCCTTATAATCTACAATATTAGCAAGTTAAAACCAAATCCACCGAAAGATATTTTCCCATGCATTCTGTGCGGGGTCCTTCATAATATTTCCTCTTTCCAGCTGTAAAATACTTTAGGTATAATATTAATACACATTATACGTTAATTTTgacataaataaaattataaaggatTATTAGAGAATGTCGGCTTCTCTTTTGAGATAGCGGCTCTCCTTGTTCTTTATGCTTGAATATCCCCTGAAGCTTCTCTGAGCCTGACAATGCCGATTGTCCGATGAGCGCGAAATTTCGTTCTTCTGGAAAAATTACgaaactctgataatttttcgATTGATTTCGATGTATGAACGGTCGTTTTACTtggaaaaattaacgaaaaaaagtgCGAATGTCAGATTAACTAGAGATGAACTCCGAATTTTTTATCCAACTGACGAAACGAAACATATATTTCGGAAGGTCTGTTTTGGCCCTctctgaaatcatttcaaatttacaaaatggtTGAAGAATGACGGAGTTACAGAAGGGTTAGTGCTCTGAATGATCTAggtcatttaaaaagttaaacgtCACTGTTTCCTTTCAAATTCCTCTATATCGTGTTTACTGAGTTTTCATGTAATGTAAAATTTATGCTTATAAATTTTTTCCATGATACACATCCTATTTTCATTTTCGGGAAATTGACCAATTTTCTGGCGGCCTTCATTTCTGAATAATATCCCAGCACAATtatttcactgaatatttttgagacaagaACAATATAggaaatccgtaatttttttttggttttgatgATACTTACGGAGCGTTCAAGTATTACGTAACGTGTTTTCCTGGCATTTTTTAACCCCTTCCCCCTACATAACGCTTTTTCTATAGTAATTGTATGTAACTTTAATAAAGGCACTGCACTAgagtacccccccccccaaccgCGTTACGTAATACTTAACGAAACCTTATTATGTTTTCAACAATGAGGTAACAGTAGATGATTTTGCTAATATTGCTCTTTGTCTAAGAGATTTTTTGGTTTACACACAAATTCCTTATTTCCGTGTTTGTAAAATATGGCGCTTTTTAAAAAGAGGTGAGAAGAAGCTACTGTGCATGTATCAGTTGTACACTAATCAATTATGTctacattattttaaactgaaaaagagcCGATgatactaaaaaatcaatttaaacaagGACATGTTTTACCATAAAGATACTTGGACTGCAATTTATCTGGAACATTTTTCGACCATGGAAATTCGTCATCACTGCATCCTTTAGGAAATCCATTGTATCCTATGCTCACTACGACTTTACTTTCATTTACTATGCAAGCTCCTACTTGAGTACAGGGATCTTTACTGCGCATTGCGGAAAGAAAAGCCATAGCCATAAAATAATCGTCCCAAGACAAATAAGATTGTCTTTTACCAAATTTTGTTTCGctgaaagtattttttctttaattatttaatctttactTATTTCTAGGTAcaaattagttttaatatttattcggAAAAACTCTCACcttaattttaaggcatttccaaACTGTTCGCAGATTGGTGgaatttgactttttattataGGCGACTGGCAGTTACAAGCAACTTCTTCGTTATCATTGGAAGAGATTTCACTGAAAgggtattttaatattattttagtagtttaaatataatatagtatttaaacattttagtggatattaacataagaaaaatattttaataatatgctCCCCTGATATATAATGGCGTTCCCGGTTTAAATCCGGGCTGcggcagatttttttcttggtcttgaacaaattatttgtccaaagtaatcgttaaaaatctgattttaattCATCGATATTTTAGAGGGCACTCCCTATAGAGgcttcaaaaatgcatttttttattgcctAAATTTATAGTTTGAAACCTGTAGAATACGATGCAGCAAGTGATTTTtgtcaattctaaaaaattacgTCCTGCGAGCTTTTGAGCGTGATTCGCTTCTGCTTCGCTTTGAATTATGATACAACAAACAAAGGTCCTGCCAATCCGATGTTCAAATACATTCAACTTAGATTTCCACTAATACCTCGACCATACTCGCTGCATTGGCGCCAAAGGAATGCGAAGACAACTGTCTGAATTGCTAAAAAAAAGTCGACGGGGAGAAGTAGGGAGCTTTTTCATTTCGTTTTtcctttttcgtaattttaaacgCGATTATCTCGAAACTTTTTTTGCAATGAGTTGCAAATCAGTGTACACAATTACTCATAAACAATTTGACCGATCAAGCTCATACTTAGCACATTTGTTTATGATACTTATGTCCAATGGATAAACCTAAggctgaataaaaattattaaagtaaacataattttgtctgggtcaaagtttaaaaaattttccgaaaaaaactactttttctaaGGCCTCCCTTTTAGccaattatcattatttttcattattattgatTCATCCAGGAACCACATGACAAGCAATTTTTTGCGCAGACTGGTTCGGATAATCCGACGAGATGCTGGAGTGTATACCGCATCCGGCCTCCCTTCTGGACAGCTTCAACGTGACTGCTTATatcttcaacatttttcatttttatgtttggcatcgaaaatagttttgaaaactataattatataataagaaGTGCCTATGACCCAGAAAACATACATATATTCCTTACCCTccaaaaaaatcacgaaaatcgACTAAAATTTGGCGCTCTACAGGGAGTGCCCCCTTAAAAATTCGGACGTCATCATTTCTTTAAATCGTAATTACAACTTcgagaaaataatacaatttcaaaagttattgctttaaaactaaaaaaatagtatttgcattctaaactgaattaaaataataaacttcgtATCTGAATACatacaaatgttttcaaatagaaaaaaaacatttaaaaaatataacctttttcCTGGAGATGAAGGTAGTTGATTTACTTGATTCAAATTGATTTTACTGAAGTCGATTGCGAATTTTCCGCTACTTGGTACATATTGTCTGCAAAGAAGAAATCCAAACATTTGTAGGGTGTTATATGAAActtaccaccttgatcaaaaagttaccGGAATTATCATCGTGTGGCGccccctgctgtccgattcacattttgttcatttctgtaggttgtcacaccttttaacaatattccctgcgaatttcagctttctagcttgacatttgtaaatgtaacgcaattttgagtaCATCTGTTcttttgcgaatttcgatttttgcaatggatttaattttgcaacaacgtgtgtgttgtcgcacaatgccatcattatccgtgagtttctcaccaaaaactcaactaatacaattacgcagccatcaaattcgccagatttagctccctatgacttttttttgttcgatcgactgaaaaacCCACTACGCGGAACACGTTTTAGCAGtcgatcggagataatacaaaaatcgaaaacggcactgatgggcataccgaaaattgagtatcaaaaatgttttgagagctggatcaagcgatggcataagtgcgtggcagtcgatgggaattactttgaaggggaccacatcaatatccaagaataaacttatatttttaattttaaaaataaattccgggaactttttgatcaaggtagtatatTACTCAATTTTTTACTAGGTTCATATTCCGTAAGCTATATCCACTGAAAAAGAACTTCACAACAAATTAGAAGTAGGCGCTGGTTACATAACTCCCCAAAGGGTTACCGCCAGATTGCTGGGTAAAGCTAATTATAGCactttaattttactttaatatCTATTATCAAaccttaatattttcattattaatttaatattaaattaaaagaaaaaacattcgTTCTATTTTGTGTACCTATATTCAACTTTCGCAGCATCAAACATTTTCTTCGCTGCCACTATTCTGATATTGTGAGAATCTCTATCGGACatgtaaaaaatagttgtaatGCTTGACTGAATAATCACTTTGGCACACTCATTGCACGGAAAGTTAGCAACGTACAAAgtacattcttttaaatcataCGAATTCCTGTTCATAATAGCGTTCACTTCTGCGTGGCATACTAAACAGTTTAAATTAGATATATTTAACTTCTCTGTAACATAGAATGATAACTGGATCAGGACCGAAAATGAAATGTTATATGAtgcacaaaaagagttttttacatacgtttttaaatataaaattatagaaaaaccgATTCTCTGCGTGAGAATAGGGGAAAACCAAATGATAGTTATCCAGTTTCCCATTTCaaaattgaccccccccccccattatgaAAATATAGTAAGGACTTTTAAGGACTTGtttaatatgtataatatatgcATTCTTTAATAtgccaaaatttaaaacaattttcccaatggaattcaagaatttattaaaatataagaacGACAACTGGGTaaggaccaaaaataaaattatttctatactaTACGAtagaatattttatcaaaatttaagaattatgcgctcattatttgcaaattttttatttaaaaccaccATGTTATGAGTCTTCAACGAGCCCTGAAAAGTGAGCGTTATATAGCCCTTTACCGAATGGTGTcagccagccccccccccccaagtctCAATGTATTTTCATGGGACAAAGTTTTGGGTACGAGGTACAAGTAAATATCCGTCGAGGGCGCCAGCTAGCATCAACACAAACGTGACGATTGCCAGTGATAAGCGTCGAACGCATGTGTGGGTCGTGTGCTTCATTGGTATTTTCCGGTATGTATTTTTAGGCTATTATCTAAAATAACCCAAAAATAATGATGTGTCTATGATAAAAGACTATTTGAAACTATGGCGtagcaaattaattaaaattaaaccaaagacaaaaaaacaatttattggaAAAAGATTTTCGAGAAATTGTCGATCGGACAACCGTGACACGTCGAAACTTCCTAACCCTTTGGAACGAAGTGCAATTGTAGGGAATACAATGACACCTGCCAAAAAGTCGTAATAAATATCTTGAATATTCTTggcagtaaatttattttaatacatgtAAAATCTTATTTCTCCTCACATATGAATAACGTCCTTtaatttaaagtacatttttgtctGCCTTATCATTGACGACACATTTACTTATGTTGAGGACAGATGTAGAGCGCCCGCCGGACATTTAACCAGGTGACACTATAACTCGCAACAAATCGCATTTAAAAATTTGCGCCATATAAGATTGCCAATCAAAATCCACACAGATGACTGCCACGCCAATTGTACGTTTTTACAAATCACTATTCAGACGGCGTTGTAGTCTCATAAAATGCTGATTTCGAATGAAATATCGTAAATCAGTGTCATTgatataattttacaattctctttttttaagtgATCAATAGTGTCCCAAATTACTTGAAATCGTTGAAAacagaattttggaaatttttttcttatccagttcttatgtttaattataattaataagaaatggattctttttttataataaataaaaataaatttcgaataataattttctattttaattaaggaaaCGTTTCAAGAATACTCAAAACTTAACATAGAGTTGATGAAGTAATTAATATAATTACCATAAATGTTCTTGGACTTCAATTCGTCATCAACATCTTCAGTCCAAGGGAATTCGCTATCACTACAACCTACCGGAAAACCGTTATATCCCACACCAACAATTCTTTTATCTTTGTTTACAATACAAGCACCTACTTGACTTCTAGGATCTTTACTTCGCATCGAAGATAGAACGGCCACTGACATAAAATAATCATTCCATGATAAATAGGAGAGTCTTTTACAGTTGCTACtgctaaaaacaaataaaaatcaaacaattaggCTGGCTCTTATGAGAGTTAAATAATAATACTGACTAATTATGAAAT comes from Belonocnema kinseyi isolate 2016_QV_RU_SX_M_011 chromosome 5, B_treatae_v1, whole genome shotgun sequence and encodes:
- the LOC117173146 gene encoding uncharacterized protein LOC117173146 isoform X3 yields the protein MDIKPEKIQCTCRSAFPNNQVSANESSSNCKRLSYLSWNDYFMSVAVLSSMRSKDPRSQVGACIVNKDKRIVGVGYNGFPVGCSDSEFPWTEDVDDELKSKNIYEKLNISNLNCLVCHAEVNAIMNRNSYDLKECTLYVANFPCNECAKVIIQSSITTIFYMSDRDSHNIRIVAAKKMFDAAKVEYRQYVPSSGKFAIDFSKINLNQVNQLPSSPGKSEISSNDNEEVACNCQSPIIKSQIPPICEQFGNALKLSETKFGKRQSYLSWDDYFMAMAFLSAMRSKDPCTQVGACIVNESKVVVSIGYNGFPKGCSDDEFPWSKNVPDKLQSKYLYVCHAEVNAILNRNSRDVKNCTLYVALFPCNECAKVIIQSGIKTVLFLSDKHAHKVGTIAAKRMFDAAKVEYRQYVPSSLVMEIDLSPIKG
- the LOC117173146 gene encoding uncharacterized protein LOC117173146 isoform X2, which produces MDIKPEKIQCTCRSAFPNNQVSANESSSNCKRLSYLSWNDYFMSVAVLSSMRSKDPRSQVGACIVNKDKRIVGVGYNGFPVGCSDSEFPWTEDVDDELKSKNIYVCHAEVNAIMNRNSYDLKECTLYVANFPCNECAKVIIQSSITTIFYMSDRDSHNIRIVAAKKMFDAAKVEYRQYVPSSGKFAIDFSKINLNQVNQLPSSPGKSEISSNDNEEVACNCQSPIIKSQIPPICEQFGNALKLSETKFGKRQSYLSWDDYFMAMAFLSAMRSKDPCTQVGACIVNESKVVVSIGYNGFPKGCSDDEFPWSKNVPDKLQSKYLYVPGNRLGTCNLITIARQDFWKRWYKEFLNELQTRQKWQISTSELKLGSVYLLMKNNLGCSKWPLGVIVEVFPGSDDIVGWHQWGRPTASTSAMSSGCVYCQLQDAKQYSF
- the LOC117173146 gene encoding uncharacterized protein LOC117173146 isoform X1 codes for the protein MDIKPEKIQCTCRSAFPNNQVSANESSSNCKRLSYLSWNDYFMSVAVLSSMRSKDPRSQVGACIVNKDKRIVGVGYNGFPVGCSDSEFPWTEDVDDELKSKNIYEKLNISNLNCLVCHAEVNAIMNRNSYDLKECTLYVANFPCNECAKVIIQSSITTIFYMSDRDSHNIRIVAAKKMFDAAKVEYRQYVPSSGKFAIDFSKINLNQVNQLPSSPGKSEISSNDNEEVACNCQSPIIKSQIPPICEQFGNALKLSETKFGKRQSYLSWDDYFMAMAFLSAMRSKDPCTQVGACIVNESKVVVSIGYNGFPKGCSDDEFPWSKNVPDKLQSKYLYVPGNRLGTCNLITIARQDFWKRWYKEFLNELQTRQKWQISTSELKLGSVYLLMKNNLGCSKWPLGVIVEVFPGSDDIVGWHQWGRPTASTSAMSSGCVYCQLQDAKQYSF